A stretch of Arachis hypogaea cultivar Tifrunner chromosome 15, arahy.Tifrunner.gnm2.J5K5, whole genome shotgun sequence DNA encodes these proteins:
- the LOC112749558 gene encoding uncharacterized protein — MSSDSAKENASVVDSSLTEWKHDIGNSDDPGMSMTTGTGVESIYNTKYFIIKSLNHQNIRLSVEKGIWATQVMNEPILEEAFHNSDSVILIFSVNMSGCFQGYAQMTSSIGWRRDNVWNEGSGKGNPWGRSFNVKWLRLNDLPFHKTLHLKNPLNDYKPVKISRDCQELSPDIGLALCELLDGKNEVDGLLMSSSTDDLYWKGHHSKTSGGFVGGEDYNFHPLHLSWSMSLPYSSMLYQNQAELSQFHSASNRFSGTTITKRLPTTTVSSKVSGTKHARFSSLTEDDFLDMSYEEYLEIHSRCRKQLCLSAAQPSFKQTESLRSNSHGDDSNLDEFDRDRTSSQRRNQ, encoded by the exons ATGTCTTCTGATAGTGCAAAGGAAAATGCATCCGTAGTTGATTCTTCGCTCACTGAATGGAAGCATGACATTGGAAATTCAGATGACCCAG GTATGAGTATGACAACTGGAACTGGAGTGGAAAgcatatataatacaaaatattttatcattaagAGTTTAAATCATCAAAACATCCGTTTATCAGTTGAGAAAGGAATTTGGGCTACTCAAGTCATGAACGAACCCATTTTGGAAGAAGCTTTTCAT aattcagatagtgtaaTCCTTATATTTAGTGTCAACATGAGTGGCTGCTTCCAAGGATATGCACAAATGACTTCCTCCATTGGGTGGAGGAGAGATAATGTTTGGAATGAGGGTAGTGGTAAGGGTAATCCTTGGGGTCGCAGTTTTAATGTCAAATGGCTGCGTTTAAATGACCTTCCCTTTCATAAgactcttcatctgaagaatcCCTTGAATGACTACAAACCTGTCAAAATTAGTAGAGATTGCCAG GAGTTATCACCAGATATTGGTCTTGCTCTTTGTGAACTCCTTGACGGTAAAAACGAGGTGGATGGCCTGCTGATGAG TTCATCCACAGATGATTTATATTGGAAAGGGCATCATTCAAAGACATCAGGGGGTTTTGTGGGAGGTGAAGACTATAACTTCCATCCACTCCATTTATCATGGTCAATGTCCCTGCCATACTCTTCCATGCTTTACCAAAATCAAGCTGAGTTAAGTCAATTTCATTCAGCAAGCAATAGATTCAGTGGGACAACAATCACCAAAAGATTGCCTACCACCACTGTGTCATCAAAAGTGTCAGGGACTAAACATGCTCGTTTTAGTTCCTTAACAGAGGATGATTTTCTTGACATG TCCTATGAAGAATACTTGGAGATCCATAGCAGATGCAGGAAACAATTGTGCCTCAGT GCAGCTCAACCATCTTTCAAACAGACGGAATCATTGAGAAGTAATTCGCATGGTGATGATAG caatTTAGACGAGTTTGATAGAGACAGGACCAGCTCTCAAAGGCGCAATCAGTAA
- the LOC112746893 gene encoding subtilisin-like protease 3 has translation MELTLLLAFVFILTFCATSAQEAMEMVVENESNLLTTYIVYVQKPQGEDSLQYDDLHGWYNSLLPDSAKTQNQQRLVFSYRNVVSGFAAKLTAEEAKSMQRREEVVSIRAERILSLHTTHSPGFMGLQTGFPLWRGSNYGKGIIVGVLDTGINPSHPSFSGEGMPSPPAKWKGHCEFTKQRTCNNKLIGARSFVKNSSRDLPFDDVGHGTHTASTAAGRFVQGASIFGNANGTASGMAPFAHLAIYKVCQLDGCYESAIIAGMDAAIEDGVDILSLSLGGPPFEFFEDSIALGAFAAIRNGIFVSCSAGNEGPGYSTLSNEAPWILTVGASSIDRKISASAKLGNGKEFHGESAFQPKDFAPMLLPLVYAGENGNESCAFCAPGSLESVDVQGKVVLCEIGGDIARIDKGQEVKKAGGAAMILMNSEIRGYTTLADPHVLPAAHVSYQAGLEIKEYINSTSAPTATVLFRGTIIGDPVAPVVASFSSRGPNNVSPGILKPDIIGPGLNILAAWPVSLDHAFPPMNMISGTSMSCPHLSGIAALLKNSHPDWSPAAIKSAIMTTAHKANLEGEPILDQWLEPADVFATGSGHVNPLQANDPGLIYDIEPNDYIPYLCGLGYTDKQVGTILQQKVRCSEVKIIEEAQLNYPSFSIEMGNTSQSYTRTVTNVGPANSTYVVEVEAPLAVEMSISPATLTFQEVKEKLTYLVEFIPEDESLRGNNTFVQGSIKWVSLSGEYSVSIPISVIFN, from the exons ATGGAACTTACATTGCTTCTTGCTTTTGTATTCATTCTAACTTTCTGTGCAACTTCAGCACAAGAAGCTATGGAAATGGTAGTTGAAAATGAAAGCAATCTATTGACTACTTACATTGTTTACGTCCAAAAGCCTCAGGGTGAGGATTCTCTTCAATATGACGACTTGCATGGATGGTACAACTCACTTCTACCAGATAGTGCCAAGACTCAGAACCAGCAGCGCCTTGTTTTCTCATACCGAAACGTGGTGTCTGGATTTGCTGCGAAACTGACAGCAGAAGAAGCAAAAAGCATGCAACGGAGGGAGGAGGTTGTGTCGATTCGGGCCGAAAGGATCCTTTCTTTACACACAACTCATAGTCCAGGCTTCATGGGATTGCAAACTGGATTCCCATTGTGGAGAGGCTCCAACTATGGCAAAGGCATCATAGTTGGAGTGTTGGACACAGGAATAAACCCTTCACATCCATCATTTTCTGGTGAAGGAATGCCTTCTCCACCGGCAAAATGGAAGGGCCATTGCGAGTTTACAAAGCAGAGGACTTGTAACAACAAGCTCATTGGGGCAAGAAGCTTTGTCAAAAACTCAAGCAGGGATCTTCCTTTCGATGATGTTGGCCACGGCACTCACACGGCCAGCACGGCCGCAGGGAGGTTTGTGCAGGGTGCAAGTATCTTTGGCAATGCTAACGGTACAGCTTCTGGCATGGCACCCTTTGCCCATTTAGCAATTTACAAAGTTTGCCAACTTGATGGTTGCTATGAAAGTGCAATCATAGCTGGTATGGACGCTGCCATTGAAGATGGCGTGGACATACTTTCCCTCTCTCTTGGAGGACCCCCTTTTGAATTCTTTGAAGATTCAATTGCATTGGGCGCCTTTGCAGCCATTCGCAATGGCATTTTTGTTAGTTGTTCAGCTGGGAATGAAGGTCCTGGCTATAGTACATTGTCCAATGAGGCTCCATGGATTCTCACCGTTGGTGCTAGCTCCATTGACAGAAAAATAAGTGCATCAGCCAAACTTGGCAATGGAAAAGAATTTCATGGGGAATCAGCATTCCAACCCAAGGACTTTGCACCAATGCTATTGCCACTTGTGTATGCAGGAGAAAATGGAAATGAATCTTGTGCATTCTGTGCTCCAGGATCATTGGAGAGTGTGGATGTTCAGGGTAAGGTAGTATTGTGTGAGATAGGTGGAGATATTGCAAGAATAGACAAGGGACAAGAAGTTAAGAAGGCTGGTGGTGCTGCCATGATCCTCATGAACAGTGAGATTAGAGGTTATACTACCCTTGCTGACCCTCATGTTCTTCCTGCAGCACATGTGAGTTACCAAGCTGGATTAGAAATCAAGGAATATATAAATTCAACCTCAGCACCAACAGCAACAGTCTTGTTTAGAGGAACTATCATCGGAGATCCAGTTGCCCCAGTTGTTGCTTCCTTTTCCTCCAGAGGTCCGAACAATGTAAGTCCAGGGATTCTGAAACCAGACATAATTGGACCAGGATTGAACATTCTTGCTGCATGGCCTGTTTCTTTGGACCACGCTTTTCCACCAATGAACATGATTTCAG GTACTTCAATGTCTTGCCCTCATCTCAGTGGCATTGCTGCTTTGTTGAAGAACTCTCACCCAGACTGGTCCCCAGCTGCCATAAAATCAGCAATAATGACCACTGCTCACAAAGCAAACCTTGAAGGTGAACCTATATTGGACCAATGGCTTGAACCAGCTGATGTATTTGCAACTGGCTCTGGACATGTCAACCCTCTCCAAGCAAATGATCCAGGACTCATCTATGATATTGAACCAAACGATTACATTCCTTATCTATGTGGTTTGGGTTACACAGACAAACAAGTTGGTACTATCTTGCAACAGAAAGTGAGATGCTCTGAGGTAAAAATCATCGAGGAAGCACAACTCAACTATCCCTCATTCTCTATTGAAATGGGGAATACTTCACAGTCCTACACAAGGACAGTGACAAATGTTGGGCCTGCAAATTCGACTTATGTTGTGGAAGTTGAAGCGCCTTTGGCTGTTGAAATGAGCATAAGCCCTGCCACATTAACATTCCAAGAGGTGAAAGAGAAGCTTACATATCTGGTTGAGTTCATCCCTGAAGATGAAAGTCTCAGAGGGAATAACACTTTTGTTCAGGGCTCTATTAAGTGGGTGTCTCTGTCTGGAGAGTACTCAGTTAGCATCCCTATATCTGTCATCTTCAATTGA
- the LOC112747939 gene encoding subtilisin-like protease 1: MTNIATAPSTVRQLLTAATAENNGRQFPSVMRRIQGIAIGAFSAIQSGIFVSCSAANSGPEYGTLSNEAPWILTVGASTIDRKIAALAKLGNGAKYQGETLFQPSNFSSELLPLVYPGLNGNNESAFCTPGSLDNFDVKGKVVVCDLGKISSVLKGQEVLRAGGAAVILTSPEIVGYSTPTTAYPLPAVQVGFGASFAIKSYINSSSTAQATILFEGTIIGDSLAPEVVFFSSRGPSQESPGILKPDIIGPGVNILAAWGVSVDNKVPSYNVVSGTSMSCPHLSGIAALLKSAHPDWSPAAIKSAIMTTADTKNLGGLPIVDQRHLNADIFATGAGHINPNRANDPGLVYDIHPDDYIPYLCGLSYTDREIGILVQRKVVCANVKVIAEAQLNYPSFSIILGTTSQYYTRTLTNVGPANSTYSVDIDVPFGLGVSVNPSQIRFSELNQKVTYSVEFIPQVRENRGNHSFAQGALTWISQKHTVRTPISVIFK; encoded by the exons ATGACTAACATTGCTACTGCTCCTTCAACGGTTCGACAACTACTGACAGCGGCCACTGCTGAGAATAATGGTAGGCAGTTTCCTTCCGTGATG AGGCGAATCCAGGGAATTGCGATCGGCGCCTTTTCAGCCATCCAAAGCGGGATTTTCGTCAGTTGCTCGGCCGCTAACAGTGGTCCTGAATACGGCACTTTGTCAAATGAAGCTCCATGGATTCTCACCGTTGGTGCAAGCACCATTGACAGAAAAATAGCAGCACTAGCAAAGCTTGGAAACGGTGCAAAATATCAAGGAGAAACTTTGTTCCAGCCCAGTAACTTTTCGTCAGAGCTATTGCCACTTGTGTATCCTGGTTTAAATGGAAACAATGAATCTGCTTTCTGCACACCCGGATCCTTAGACAATTTTGATGTCAAAGGAAAGGTTGTGGTTTGCGATTTAGGTAAGATTTCAAGTGTTCTCAAAGGACAAGAAGTTCTGAGAGCCGGTGGTGCCGCCGTGATTCTGACCAGCCCAGAAATCGTTGGCTACAGCACCCCCACCACCGCTTACCCTCTCCCTGCAGTGCAAGTAGGCTTTGGCGCAAGTTTCGCCATCAAATCTTACATAAACTCATCAAGCACAGCACAAGCAACGATCTTGTTTGAAGGAACAATAATTGGTGATTCACTTGCACCAGAAGTTGTTTTCTTCTCTTCAAGGGGTCCAAGCCAAGAAAGCCCTGGAATCTTGAAACCAGACATAATTGGACCCGGGGTGAATATTCTAGCAGCATGGGGTGTCTCCGTAGACAACAAAGTACCATCGTACAATGTTGTCTCCGGCACTTCAATGTCATGCCCTCACCTCAGCGGCATTGCGGCTTTACTCAAAAGCGCGCATCCTGATTGGTCTCCGGCAGCTATTAAATCAGCTATCATGACCACTGCGGATACAAAGAACCTCGGAGGCCTACCCATTGTGGATCAAAGGCATTTGAACGCTGACATTTTTGCAACCGGTGCAGGACATATTAACCCTAATAGAGCAAATGATCCTGGTCTTGTTTATGATATCCACCCTGATGATTACATTCCTTATCTCTGTGGATTGAGTTACACGGACAGAGAGATTGGAATTCTTGTTCAAAGGAAAGTGGTGTGTGCCAATGTTAAGGTCATAGCAGAAGCACAACTCAACTACCCTTCATTTTCTATTATATTGGGGACTACTTCACAATACTACACTAGAACGTTGACCAATGTTGGACCAGCAAATTCAACCTATAGTGTGGATATTGATGTGCCTTTTGGTTTGGGTGTGAGCGTAAACCCTTCTCAGATAAGGTTCAGTGAGTTGAATCAGAAGGTTACATATTCGGTGGAGTTTATTCCACAAGTGAGAGAAAATAGAGGAAACCATAGCTTTGCTCAAGGTGCTCTCACATGGATATCTCAGAAACACACTGTTAGGACCCCCATTTCTGTTATTTTCAAGTGA
- the LOC112749559 gene encoding uncharacterized protein isoform X2: MAAACKRLAQFSGFGFSKSFTFNSSLRSFPRMAKSNGRRFYDASTITSRLEEQGVSTKQAQAISAGITEVLEKVQESLMERTEMLQESNESKFKTEVQRSQLQREIEKLRNDMEKNNSELRLARLAIHRAEIAFKAQILTTERVIRAYCLGTIFTCAVAFLSFS, translated from the exons ATGGCTGCGGCTTGTAAGCGATTGGCTCAATTTTCGGGCTTTGGGTTCTCAAAATCGTTCACTTTCAACTCAAGCCTCAGATCATTTCCCCGGATGGCGAAATCAAATGGTCGGCGATTCTATGATGCATCCACTATT ACTAGCAGACTTGAAGAGCAAGGAGTGTCCACAAAGCAGGCTCAGGCAATATCTGCCGGTATAACTGAAGTTTTGGAAAAAGTACAAGAATCATTAATGGAGAGG ACTGAAATGCTTCAAGAGTCCAACGAGTCGAAATTCAAAACTGAAGTGCAGAGGTCACAG TTGCAACGTGAGATTGAGAAACTAAGGAATGACATGGAAAAGAATAACAGTGAATTGAG GTTGGCGAGGTTGGCGATACATAGAGCTGAGATTGCTTTCAAAGCTCAGATATTAACAACAGAACGTGTTATTAGAGCATATTGCCTAGGAACTATTTTTACGTGTGCCGTTGCTTTTCTCAGCTTTTCTTAG
- the LOC112749559 gene encoding uncharacterized protein isoform X1, with translation MAAACKRLAQFSGFGFSKSFTFNSSLRSFPRMAKSNGRRFYDASTITSRLEEQGVSTKQAQAISAGITEVLEKVQESLMERTEMLQESNESKFKTEVQRSQMQLQREIEKLRNDMEKNNSELRLARLAIHRAEIAFKAQILTTERVIRAYCLGTIFTCAVAFLSFS, from the exons ATGGCTGCGGCTTGTAAGCGATTGGCTCAATTTTCGGGCTTTGGGTTCTCAAAATCGTTCACTTTCAACTCAAGCCTCAGATCATTTCCCCGGATGGCGAAATCAAATGGTCGGCGATTCTATGATGCATCCACTATT ACTAGCAGACTTGAAGAGCAAGGAGTGTCCACAAAGCAGGCTCAGGCAATATCTGCCGGTATAACTGAAGTTTTGGAAAAAGTACAAGAATCATTAATGGAGAGG ACTGAAATGCTTCAAGAGTCCAACGAGTCGAAATTCAAAACTGAAGTGCAGAGGTCACAG ATGCAGTTGCAACGTGAGATTGAGAAACTAAGGAATGACATGGAAAAGAATAACAGTGAATTGAG GTTGGCGAGGTTGGCGATACATAGAGCTGAGATTGCTTTCAAAGCTCAGATATTAACAACAGAACGTGTTATTAGAGCATATTGCCTAGGAACTATTTTTACGTGTGCCGTTGCTTTTCTCAGCTTTTCTTAG
- the LOC112749559 gene encoding uncharacterized protein isoform X3: MAAACKRLAQFSGFGFSKSFTFNSSLRSFPRMAKSNGRRFYDASTITSRLEEQGVSTKQAQAISAGITEVLEKVQESLMERTEMLQESNESKFKTEVQRSQVGEVGDT, encoded by the exons ATGGCTGCGGCTTGTAAGCGATTGGCTCAATTTTCGGGCTTTGGGTTCTCAAAATCGTTCACTTTCAACTCAAGCCTCAGATCATTTCCCCGGATGGCGAAATCAAATGGTCGGCGATTCTATGATGCATCCACTATT ACTAGCAGACTTGAAGAGCAAGGAGTGTCCACAAAGCAGGCTCAGGCAATATCTGCCGGTATAACTGAAGTTTTGGAAAAAGTACAAGAATCATTAATGGAGAGG ACTGAAATGCTTCAAGAGTCCAACGAGTCGAAATTCAAAACTGAAGTGCAGAGGTCACAG GTTGGCGAGGTTGGCGATACATAG